A genomic segment from Glycine soja cultivar W05 chromosome 18, ASM419377v2, whole genome shotgun sequence encodes:
- the LOC114397509 gene encoding uncharacterized protein LOC114397509 isoform X1 — protein MGKRKERRRLAALGNAGRRVKLDLFAEPSGELGGSTLHGDAGGDTDSQHRDGSPNSPSSSGQQPQNPLLLLGQYSDDEGDAGSSKGLNDANVQSPMLNEETKGVHDEGSKDLDISVPVDLVAQSNGLQNTIQNSASLDVAYSERNESDGAAGSLQNEMISKDQIYVSESYDEQVVTDVGLGWKMVMHEESQRCYYWNIETGETSWEVPQVLAHADQLANDSIPHAFVNDKTKSAAVGDNSNVLSAVMQDTSSAFIIDCSLEATVASHKELYGYGSQINGGSVECTNQNQGSDVNGNELTRNDGHMSLSDKGHHSSVSKFGVEEQQLDIVFPSRLVEQSESLLERLKSLKKSKDNLQGQDFLSKYMLEIEIRLSDIRSLASYGSSLLPFWEHSDRKIKLLESLITDDLMQTGNSSHDEVEDVEDKLVPVSEELADQLNGMGHESEVDNNKNKGSLLTCDVSNESQVDASAAVLEDINNNISANGQHVPLSSSPGSHMETDVEINSKVEAIINPQEPIHKHGYNVGEDVDMDVDMEVEDMNSSGNTTVIDVPVANDSVHTDQLVQLNPPVDYHSVLPEEGEFVPPPPDDEWIPPPPPDNEHVPPPPPPDNDQVPPPPGDPLAPSYSVLPSYAETGQPLSYAQYSLYPGVAAEYYGQTAAEVPSSNIYGQIAMPPAQIYYNTAVPNIYSENPQVMINPTGTVAYYEVQDGAGSKSIPAININDSGVGGADWASCDSPSTSSSIHAPATVSVDEGVSLPPATAKSAAENNTSSLVPKAQTKVARNRKRAVAVGSSLKSNKKVSSLVDKWKAAKEELLEEEEEPDSVFEVLERKRQREIEEWHAKQIASGEAKDNANFQPLVGDWREKVKRRRAQAAKESVSTPQDAIEHNQQQHDLSEHSKGLPTNWQAYWDDSTKQVYYGNTITSETTWTRPTR, from the exons ATGGGGAAGAGAAAAGAGCGTCGCCGCCTCGCCGCTCTCGGCAACGCCGGTCGCAGAGTCAAACTCGATCTTTTCGCGGAACCCTCTG GAGAGTTGGGTGGCTCCACTCTACATGGTGATGCTGGAGGAGATACTGATTCTCAACATCGTGATGGGTCACCCAATTCACCCTCTTCTTCAG GTCAACAACCACAGAATCCCCTGCTGTTACTTGGGCAATATAGTGATGATGAAGGGGATGCCGGATCAAGCAAAGGGCTTAATGATGCAAATGTGCAAAGTCCCATGCTTAATGAAGAG aCTAAGGGTGTACATGATGAAGGAtccaaagatttggacatcagTGTCCCAGTAGATCTTGTTGCTCAGAGTAATGGACTGCAAAATACAATACAAAATTCTGCTTCACTTGATGTTGCATACagtgaaagaaatgaaagcGATGGTGCTGCTGGTAGTTTGCAAAATGAAATGATTTCCAAAGATCAAATATATGTTTCTGAAAGTTATGATGAACAAGTTGTCACTGATGTTggtttggggtggaagatggtGATGCACGAGGAAAGTCAACGGTGTTATTACTGGAACATTGAAACTGGGGAAACTTCATGGGAAGTGCCCCAGGTCTTGGCTCATGCGGATCAGTTGGCTAATGACTCAATACCTCATGCTTTTGTCAATGATAAAACAAAGAGTGCTGCTGTTGGTGATAATTCCAATGTGCTCTCCGCGGTGATGCAGGACACTTCTTCTGCTTTCATAATTGACTGTTCGCTGGAAGCCACAGTGGCTTCTCATAAAGAATTGTATGGTTACGGGTCCCAAATTAATGGTGGTAGTGTTGAATGTACAAATCAGAATCAAGGTTCTGATGTTAATGGAAATGAATTGACAAGAAATGATGGTCATATGAGTTTATCTGATAAGGGACACCATTCATCTGTTTCCAAGTTTGGTGTTGAAGAACAGCAATTGGACATTGTTTTTCCTTCTCGTCTTGTCGAACAAAGTGAGAGTTTGTTAGAGAGGCTGAAATCATTGAAAAA GTCAAAGGACAATCTGCAAGGCCAAGACTTCTTGTCAAAGTACATGCTAGAGATTGAGATTAGGCTCTCTGATATTAGGTCTCTTGCATCATATGGATCATCTTTGCTTCCATTCTGGGAGCATTCTGACAGAAAGATAAAATTGCTTGAAAGTTTGATCactgatgatttgatgcaaactGGTAATTCTTCACATGATGAAGTTGAGGATGTTGAGGATAAACTTGTCCCTGTCTCTGAAGAATTGGCTGACCAACTGAATGGCATGGGACATGAGTCCGAGGTAGATAATAATAAGAACAAAGGGAGCCTTCTTACTTGTGATGTTTCTAATGAATCTCAGGTTGATGCTTCGGCTGCAGTTCTAGAAGATATCAACAATAATATTTCTGCCAATGGTCAGCATGTTCCATTGTCTAGTTCTCCTGGTAGTCATATGGAAACAGATGTAGAAATTAATTCAAAGGTTGAAGCAATTATAAATCCTCAGGAACCAATTCATAAACATGGGTATAATGTTGGGGAAGATGTTGATATGGATGTGGACATGGAAGTCGAAGATATGAATTCCTCAGGCAATACTACTGTCATCGATGTACCTGTTGCAAACGATTCCGTGCACACAGATCAACTGGTTCAGTTGAATCCACCTGTTGACTACCATTCTGTGTTGCCTGAGGAGGGTGAATTTGTTCCTCCTCCTCCAGATGATGAATGGATTCCTCCTCCACCCCCTGATAATGAGCATGtgcctccaccaccaccgccagaCAATGATCAGGTGCCCCCTCCACCTGGTGACCCACTAGCACCTTCTTATAGTGTTCTCCCATCTTACGCAGAGACAGGGCAGCCCCTTTCTTATGCTCAATATAGTCTATATCCTGGTGTTGCTGCTGAATATTATGGGCAGACAGCTGCTGAAGTCCCAAGCAGTAATATATATGGACAAATTGCTATGCCACCTGCACAGATCTACTATAATACTGCAGTTCCTAACATTTATAGTGAAAATCCTCAAGTTATGATCAATCCAACTGGCACTGTTGCTTATTATGAGGTTCAAGATG GAGCTGGTTCAAAGTCCATACCTGCTATCAATATTAATGATTCTGGTGTTGGTGGGGCTGACTGGGCATCTTGTGATTCTCCGTCCACCTCATCTAGCATCCATGCGCCTGCAACTGTTTCAGTTGACGAAGGTGTCTCATTGCCTCCTGCTACTGCCAAATCTGCTGCAGAAAACAACACATCATCATTAGTTCCTAAAGCCCAAACAAAAG TTGCACGCAATAGGAAACGAGCAGTTGCAGTTGGATCCTCATTAAAATCTAATAAGAAGGTTTCAAGTTTAGTAGATAAG tGGAAGGCAGCTAAAGAGGAGTTGctcgaagaagaggaagaaccTGATAGTGTGTTTGAGGTCTTAGAAAGAAAGCGTCAAAGGGAAATAGAG GAGTGGCATGCCAAGCAAATTGCAAGTGGAGAGGCCAAAGATAATGCTAATTTTCAGCCTCTAGTTGGTGATTG gCGAGAGAAGGTCAAACGCAGGAGAGCACAAGCAGCAAAAGAATCTGTTAGTACACCGCAAGATGCAATTGAGCATAACCAGCAGCAACACGATCTGAGTGAACACTCTAAGGGTCTCCCAACTAATTGGCAG GCTTACTGGGATGATAGCACAAAGCAGGTTTATTATGGTAACACTATAACGTCCGAGACAACATGGACTAGGCCAACAAGATGA
- the LOC114397509 gene encoding uncharacterized protein LOC114397509 isoform X2 has translation MLNEETKGVHDEGSKDLDISVPVDLVAQSNGLQNTIQNSASLDVAYSERNESDGAAGSLQNEMISKDQIYVSESYDEQVVTDVGLGWKMVMHEESQRCYYWNIETGETSWEVPQVLAHADQLANDSIPHAFVNDKTKSAAVGDNSNVLSAVMQDTSSAFIIDCSLEATVASHKELYGYGSQINGGSVECTNQNQGSDVNGNELTRNDGHMSLSDKGHHSSVSKFGVEEQQLDIVFPSRLVEQSESLLERLKSLKKSKDNLQGQDFLSKYMLEIEIRLSDIRSLASYGSSLLPFWEHSDRKIKLLESLITDDLMQTGNSSHDEVEDVEDKLVPVSEELADQLNGMGHESEVDNNKNKGSLLTCDVSNESQVDASAAVLEDINNNISANGQHVPLSSSPGSHMETDVEINSKVEAIINPQEPIHKHGYNVGEDVDMDVDMEVEDMNSSGNTTVIDVPVANDSVHTDQLVQLNPPVDYHSVLPEEGEFVPPPPDDEWIPPPPPDNEHVPPPPPPDNDQVPPPPGDPLAPSYSVLPSYAETGQPLSYAQYSLYPGVAAEYYGQTAAEVPSSNIYGQIAMPPAQIYYNTAVPNIYSENPQVMINPTGTVAYYEVQDGAGSKSIPAININDSGVGGADWASCDSPSTSSSIHAPATVSVDEGVSLPPATAKSAAENNTSSLVPKAQTKVARNRKRAVAVGSSLKSNKKVSSLVDKWKAAKEELLEEEEEPDSVFEVLERKRQREIEEWHAKQIASGEAKDNANFQPLVGDWREKVKRRRAQAAKESVSTPQDAIEHNQQQHDLSEHSKGLPTNWQAYWDDSTKQVYYGNTITSETTWTRPTR, from the exons ATGCTTAATGAAGAG aCTAAGGGTGTACATGATGAAGGAtccaaagatttggacatcagTGTCCCAGTAGATCTTGTTGCTCAGAGTAATGGACTGCAAAATACAATACAAAATTCTGCTTCACTTGATGTTGCATACagtgaaagaaatgaaagcGATGGTGCTGCTGGTAGTTTGCAAAATGAAATGATTTCCAAAGATCAAATATATGTTTCTGAAAGTTATGATGAACAAGTTGTCACTGATGTTggtttggggtggaagatggtGATGCACGAGGAAAGTCAACGGTGTTATTACTGGAACATTGAAACTGGGGAAACTTCATGGGAAGTGCCCCAGGTCTTGGCTCATGCGGATCAGTTGGCTAATGACTCAATACCTCATGCTTTTGTCAATGATAAAACAAAGAGTGCTGCTGTTGGTGATAATTCCAATGTGCTCTCCGCGGTGATGCAGGACACTTCTTCTGCTTTCATAATTGACTGTTCGCTGGAAGCCACAGTGGCTTCTCATAAAGAATTGTATGGTTACGGGTCCCAAATTAATGGTGGTAGTGTTGAATGTACAAATCAGAATCAAGGTTCTGATGTTAATGGAAATGAATTGACAAGAAATGATGGTCATATGAGTTTATCTGATAAGGGACACCATTCATCTGTTTCCAAGTTTGGTGTTGAAGAACAGCAATTGGACATTGTTTTTCCTTCTCGTCTTGTCGAACAAAGTGAGAGTTTGTTAGAGAGGCTGAAATCATTGAAAAA GTCAAAGGACAATCTGCAAGGCCAAGACTTCTTGTCAAAGTACATGCTAGAGATTGAGATTAGGCTCTCTGATATTAGGTCTCTTGCATCATATGGATCATCTTTGCTTCCATTCTGGGAGCATTCTGACAGAAAGATAAAATTGCTTGAAAGTTTGATCactgatgatttgatgcaaactGGTAATTCTTCACATGATGAAGTTGAGGATGTTGAGGATAAACTTGTCCCTGTCTCTGAAGAATTGGCTGACCAACTGAATGGCATGGGACATGAGTCCGAGGTAGATAATAATAAGAACAAAGGGAGCCTTCTTACTTGTGATGTTTCTAATGAATCTCAGGTTGATGCTTCGGCTGCAGTTCTAGAAGATATCAACAATAATATTTCTGCCAATGGTCAGCATGTTCCATTGTCTAGTTCTCCTGGTAGTCATATGGAAACAGATGTAGAAATTAATTCAAAGGTTGAAGCAATTATAAATCCTCAGGAACCAATTCATAAACATGGGTATAATGTTGGGGAAGATGTTGATATGGATGTGGACATGGAAGTCGAAGATATGAATTCCTCAGGCAATACTACTGTCATCGATGTACCTGTTGCAAACGATTCCGTGCACACAGATCAACTGGTTCAGTTGAATCCACCTGTTGACTACCATTCTGTGTTGCCTGAGGAGGGTGAATTTGTTCCTCCTCCTCCAGATGATGAATGGATTCCTCCTCCACCCCCTGATAATGAGCATGtgcctccaccaccaccgccagaCAATGATCAGGTGCCCCCTCCACCTGGTGACCCACTAGCACCTTCTTATAGTGTTCTCCCATCTTACGCAGAGACAGGGCAGCCCCTTTCTTATGCTCAATATAGTCTATATCCTGGTGTTGCTGCTGAATATTATGGGCAGACAGCTGCTGAAGTCCCAAGCAGTAATATATATGGACAAATTGCTATGCCACCTGCACAGATCTACTATAATACTGCAGTTCCTAACATTTATAGTGAAAATCCTCAAGTTATGATCAATCCAACTGGCACTGTTGCTTATTATGAGGTTCAAGATG GAGCTGGTTCAAAGTCCATACCTGCTATCAATATTAATGATTCTGGTGTTGGTGGGGCTGACTGGGCATCTTGTGATTCTCCGTCCACCTCATCTAGCATCCATGCGCCTGCAACTGTTTCAGTTGACGAAGGTGTCTCATTGCCTCCTGCTACTGCCAAATCTGCTGCAGAAAACAACACATCATCATTAGTTCCTAAAGCCCAAACAAAAG TTGCACGCAATAGGAAACGAGCAGTTGCAGTTGGATCCTCATTAAAATCTAATAAGAAGGTTTCAAGTTTAGTAGATAAG tGGAAGGCAGCTAAAGAGGAGTTGctcgaagaagaggaagaaccTGATAGTGTGTTTGAGGTCTTAGAAAGAAAGCGTCAAAGGGAAATAGAG GAGTGGCATGCCAAGCAAATTGCAAGTGGAGAGGCCAAAGATAATGCTAATTTTCAGCCTCTAGTTGGTGATTG gCGAGAGAAGGTCAAACGCAGGAGAGCACAAGCAGCAAAAGAATCTGTTAGTACACCGCAAGATGCAATTGAGCATAACCAGCAGCAACACGATCTGAGTGAACACTCTAAGGGTCTCCCAACTAATTGGCAG GCTTACTGGGATGATAGCACAAAGCAGGTTTATTATGGTAACACTATAACGTCCGAGACAACATGGACTAGGCCAACAAGATGA